In Labilithrix sp., a single genomic region encodes these proteins:
- a CDS encoding class I SAM-dependent methyltransferase has product MDASALTESKAGALGAAFTSARAAARTAFYAGATVAAARLAKPLGVAEREYGRHALRDAFELHREVLARPGMNDVMRKAEREDLATLPFFLASVPLDLARLVTRTRGGKKRGAVRAQDDFPYPDYYLNDFHHQSNGNLSLRAALTYEWQIRFLFMGTNRIMRQALIDEVPLGDRLELLDVGCGTASWLTQARLQDRRHRVTGIDLSPHYLGVATAFRGKEASFRQMDAAKLDPAWTGLFDAVTCIWLFHELPPHVTRAVTAEIARVLRPGGRLYFMDAAQPCDVPDAEEVVVGISEVFRDYMNEPYFRLYQGIDLPDLFTEHGLTIEKTRRCYASKVVVARKA; this is encoded by the coding sequence ATGGATGCATCGGCGCTGACGGAGTCGAAGGCGGGAGCGCTCGGGGCTGCGTTCACGAGCGCGCGCGCCGCTGCGAGGACCGCGTTCTATGCCGGCGCGACCGTCGCCGCGGCGCGGCTCGCGAAGCCGCTCGGGGTCGCCGAGCGCGAGTATGGACGCCACGCGCTGCGCGATGCGTTCGAGCTCCATCGCGAGGTGCTCGCGCGCCCGGGCATGAACGACGTGATGCGGAAGGCGGAGCGCGAGGACCTCGCGACGCTCCCGTTCTTCCTCGCGAGCGTGCCGCTCGACCTCGCGCGCCTCGTCACGCGGACGCGCGGCGGCAAGAAGCGCGGCGCGGTCCGCGCGCAGGACGACTTCCCGTACCCCGACTACTACCTCAACGACTTCCATCATCAGTCGAACGGCAACCTCTCGCTCCGCGCCGCGCTCACGTACGAGTGGCAGATCCGCTTCCTCTTCATGGGCACGAACCGCATCATGCGGCAGGCGCTCATCGACGAGGTCCCGCTCGGCGATCGCCTCGAGCTCCTCGACGTCGGCTGCGGCACCGCCTCGTGGCTGACGCAGGCCCGCCTCCAGGACCGGCGCCACCGCGTGACGGGGATCGATCTCTCTCCTCATTACCTCGGCGTCGCGACGGCGTTCCGCGGGAAGGAGGCGTCCTTCCGCCAGATGGACGCCGCGAAGCTCGATCCGGCGTGGACCGGCCTCTTCGACGCGGTCACGTGCATCTGGCTCTTCCACGAGCTGCCGCCGCACGTGACGCGCGCCGTGACGGCGGAGATCGCGCGCGTCCTCCGCCCCGGCGGCCGCCTCTACTTCATGGACGCCGCGCAGCCGTGCGACGTCCCCGACGCCGAGGAGGTCGTCGTCGGGATCAGCGAGGTGTTCCGCGACTACATGAACGAGCCGTACTTCCGGCTCTACCAGGGGATCGATCTCCCGGACCTCTTCACCGAGCACGGCCTCACGATCGAGAAGACGCGCCGCTGCTACGCCTCGAAGGTCGTCGTCGCGCGCAAGGCGTGA
- a CDS encoding ABC transporter substrate-binding protein, with product MRRAARPPFMLAPRERRTLGRTQRFMLALAVVLVHGLAGGRTADAREAVRVLVPDRDNLQYASFWLAQGAGYFADEGYDVELVVPSAPAQTATFFEERKADVAVLPPPVYAGLVARRVPVVLVANLLANDPIDLVVRRSVLEARGLRADMPLRERLAGLRGVKLGIAPHPPSRLRALYTSVGLDADVDVEMVILHGKEQNAAFHDGSVDALYAHTPYLERAIVHDDAVMLVDQNRGEVPVLAGRQIHALAVHRSLLELRAGLATALVRAIARAEELVHRAPAEAAAVFARMFPARDRRELETIVRLYEPAIPKTPAVSAAQIPNAVTLFPAGQDKPDLSGIDLTKHVAPELYAPPKPPVSEAKLALLFVLVAALTATAGITIVRRRETRV from the coding sequence ATGCGGCGCGCGGCCCGGCCCCCGTTCATGCTCGCGCCGCGGGAGCGCCGTACGCTCGGGCGTACGCAGCGGTTCATGCTCGCGCTTGCGGTCGTGCTCGTGCATGGGCTCGCGGGCGGGCGGACCGCGGACGCGCGCGAGGCGGTCCGCGTGCTCGTCCCGGACCGCGACAACTTGCAATACGCAAGCTTCTGGCTGGCGCAGGGCGCCGGCTACTTCGCGGACGAGGGCTACGACGTCGAGCTCGTCGTCCCGTCCGCGCCGGCGCAGACGGCGACGTTCTTCGAGGAGCGCAAGGCGGACGTCGCGGTCCTCCCGCCGCCGGTCTACGCCGGCCTCGTCGCGCGGCGCGTCCCGGTCGTGCTCGTCGCGAACCTCCTCGCGAACGATCCGATCGACCTCGTCGTCCGCCGCTCCGTCCTCGAGGCGCGCGGCCTCCGCGCCGACATGCCGCTCCGCGAGCGGCTCGCCGGCCTGCGCGGGGTCAAGCTCGGGATCGCGCCGCACCCGCCATCGCGATTGCGTGCGCTCTACACGTCGGTGGGGCTCGACGCGGACGTGGACGTGGAGATGGTGATCCTCCACGGCAAGGAGCAGAACGCGGCCTTCCACGACGGGAGCGTCGACGCGCTCTACGCGCACACGCCGTACCTCGAACGCGCGATCGTGCACGACGACGCGGTCATGCTCGTCGACCAGAACCGCGGCGAGGTCCCGGTCCTCGCGGGGCGGCAGATCCACGCGCTCGCGGTGCATCGCTCGCTCCTCGAGCTGCGCGCCGGGCTCGCGACCGCGCTCGTGCGCGCGATCGCCCGCGCGGAGGAGCTGGTGCATCGCGCGCCGGCGGAGGCGGCCGCGGTCTTCGCGCGGATGTTCCCCGCGCGCGATCGCCGCGAGCTCGAGACGATCGTGCGCCTCTACGAGCCCGCGATCCCGAAGACGCCGGCGGTGAGCGCCGCGCAGATCCCGAACGCGGTGACGCTGTTCCCGGCGGGCCAGGACAAGCCCGACCTCTCCGGGATCGACCTCACGAAGCACGTCGCGCCGGAGCTCTACGCGCCGCCGAAGCCGCCCGTGTCGGAGGCGAAGCTCGCGCTCCTCTTCGTCCTCGTCGCCGCGCTCACGGCGACGGCGGGCATCACGATCGTGCGGCGGCGCGAGACGCGCGTCTGA
- a CDS encoding cation:proton antiporter produces the protein MSGPRTLLEDLALVLGVAAVTTLVFRRLRQPVVLGYLLAGLIVGPHVPIPLFVDKDRIHTLSELGVVLVMFSVGLEFTFRKLARVLPTSGIVGVIQISTLMWSGYLAGQAFGWSGRESLFAGAMVAISSTMVVAKVFAEQQVSKALADTVFGVLVVQDLAAILLLAVLTALSRGNDVPTAVLARTAGQLGGFLLVLVVVGFLVVPRAIRLVAHGKSSESLLLASIGLAFGFAVIAERVGYSVALGAFVAGALVAESGEAERVEAVVRPVRDVFAAIFFVAVGMLLDPKVVLEHWAPTLALVVVVIVGQIVSVSFGAFLSGRRLQTSIQAGMSLAQIGEFSFIIAGVGIAHGAIGDFLYPVAVAVSVVTTFTTPWLVRKSDPLAKIIDARLPKPLQTFVSLYGTWLDELRSSKTKSAGTNRLFRLLALDALLLAAIIIGAAVTEARLTSELNERVGVPAAIGRWAVLVLAALLSAPFVFGIARIARKLGMQLATSALPSKEAGKLDLAAAPRRALVVTLQLGVVLLVGFPLLAVTQPFISARYSGVVLALVLGVLAIGFWRGATNLHDHVQAGAQLIVEALGRQAFASGPSLHEVHELLPGLGAVTPVRLTPNSPAIGKSLTEINLRALSGASVITIMRNGEGLAITGREPLQAGDVLALAGTQEAIEAAKAMLA, from the coding sequence ATGTCCGGACCGCGCACGCTGCTCGAAGACCTGGCGCTCGTGCTGGGCGTCGCCGCGGTCACGACGCTCGTCTTTCGCCGCCTGCGCCAGCCGGTCGTCCTCGGCTACCTCCTCGCCGGGCTCATCGTCGGACCCCACGTCCCGATCCCGCTCTTCGTCGACAAGGACCGCATCCACACGCTCTCCGAGCTCGGCGTCGTCCTCGTCATGTTCTCGGTCGGCCTCGAGTTCACCTTCCGCAAGCTCGCGCGCGTCCTCCCGACCTCCGGCATCGTCGGCGTCATCCAGATCAGCACGTTGATGTGGAGCGGCTACCTCGCCGGGCAGGCGTTCGGGTGGAGCGGTCGCGAGAGCCTCTTCGCCGGCGCGATGGTCGCGATCTCGAGCACGATGGTCGTCGCGAAGGTCTTCGCCGAGCAGCAGGTGAGCAAGGCGCTCGCCGACACCGTGTTCGGCGTCCTCGTCGTCCAGGACCTCGCCGCGATCCTCCTCCTCGCCGTCCTCACCGCGCTCTCACGCGGCAACGACGTCCCGACCGCCGTCCTCGCGCGCACGGCGGGGCAGCTCGGCGGGTTCTTGCTCGTCCTCGTCGTCGTCGGCTTCCTCGTCGTCCCGCGCGCGATCCGGCTCGTCGCCCACGGCAAGAGCTCGGAGTCGCTCCTCCTCGCGAGCATCGGGCTCGCGTTCGGCTTCGCCGTCATCGCCGAGCGGGTCGGGTACTCCGTCGCGCTCGGCGCCTTCGTCGCCGGCGCGCTCGTCGCGGAGTCGGGGGAGGCCGAGCGCGTGGAGGCGGTCGTGCGCCCCGTCCGCGACGTGTTCGCCGCGATCTTCTTCGTCGCGGTCGGCATGCTGCTCGATCCGAAGGTCGTCCTCGAGCACTGGGCGCCGACCCTCGCGCTCGTCGTCGTCGTCATCGTCGGACAGATCGTGAGCGTGTCGTTCGGCGCCTTCCTCAGCGGCCGCCGGCTCCAGACCTCGATCCAGGCGGGGATGAGCCTCGCCCAGATCGGCGAGTTCTCGTTCATCATCGCCGGCGTCGGCATCGCGCACGGAGCGATCGGCGACTTCCTCTACCCCGTCGCGGTCGCCGTCTCCGTCGTCACGACGTTCACGACGCCGTGGCTCGTCCGCAAGTCGGACCCGCTCGCGAAGATCATCGACGCGCGCTTGCCGAAGCCGCTCCAGACCTTCGTCTCGCTCTACGGCACGTGGCTCGACGAGCTCCGGAGCAGCAAGACGAAGAGCGCGGGGACGAACCGCCTCTTCCGTCTCCTCGCCCTCGACGCGCTCCTCCTCGCGGCGATCATCATCGGCGCGGCGGTGACGGAGGCGCGGCTCACGAGCGAGCTGAACGAGCGCGTCGGCGTCCCCGCCGCGATCGGCCGCTGGGCGGTCCTCGTCCTCGCGGCCCTGCTCTCGGCGCCCTTCGTCTTCGGGATCGCGCGCATCGCGCGGAAGCTCGGCATGCAGCTCGCGACCTCCGCGCTCCCGAGCAAGGAGGCGGGCAAGCTCGATCTCGCCGCCGCGCCGCGCCGCGCGCTCGTCGTGACGCTGCAGCTCGGCGTGGTGCTCCTCGTCGGCTTCCCCCTCCTCGCCGTGACGCAGCCCTTCATCTCGGCGCGCTACAGCGGCGTCGTCCTCGCGCTCGTCCTCGGCGTCCTCGCGATCGGCTTCTGGCGCGGCGCGACGAACCTGCACGATCACGTCCAGGCCGGCGCGCAGCTCATCGTCGAGGCGCTCGGGCGCCAGGCGTTCGCGAGCGGTCCGAGCCTGCACGAGGTCCACGAGCTCCTCCCCGGCCTCGGCGCCGTCACGCCGGTCCGCCTCACGCCGAACAGCCCCGCGATCGGCAAGTCCCTCACCGAGATCAACCTCCGCGCGCTCTCCGGCGCGAGCGTCATCACGATCATGCGCAACGGCGAGGGCCTCGCGATCACCGGCCGCGAGCCGCTCCAGGCCGGCGACGTCCTCGCGCTCGCCGGCACGCAGGAGGCGATCGAGGCGGCGAAGGCGATGCTCGCCTGA
- a CDS encoding c-type cytochrome: MKWTNVVMALTFTFAAASVWACGDDDNGGIVNKANPCGPDDPETEIDESECKELADVDSGRQAITTRGCQQCHGDDMAGQDTRLATKESYTKSITGEEVFLYPPNLTNDEETGVGKWSDDALAVAIRAGIDNESQTLCPQMRHFSTMSDFEVYSIVMYLRSIPKVTKNIPRSICPPTKTAEQQ; the protein is encoded by the coding sequence ATGAAGTGGACGAACGTGGTGATGGCTTTGACGTTCACGTTCGCGGCGGCGAGCGTCTGGGCGTGTGGTGACGACGACAACGGCGGCATCGTCAACAAGGCCAATCCGTGCGGTCCGGACGATCCCGAGACCGAGATCGACGAGTCGGAGTGCAAGGAGCTCGCGGACGTCGACTCGGGTCGCCAGGCGATCACGACGCGCGGCTGCCAGCAGTGTCACGGCGACGACATGGCCGGCCAGGACACGCGGCTCGCGACGAAGGAGTCGTACACGAAGTCGATCACGGGCGAAGAGGTCTTCCTCTACCCGCCGAACCTCACCAACGACGAGGAGACCGGCGTCGGCAAGTGGAGCGACGACGCGCTCGCGGTCGCGATCCGCGCCGGCATCGACAACGAGAGCCAGACGCTCTGCCCGCAGATGCGGCACTTTTCGACCATGAGCGACTTCGAGGTCTACTCGATCGTCATGTATCTCCGCTCGATCCCGAAGGTGACGAAGAACATCCCGCGCAGCATCTGTCCGCCGACGAAGACTGCAGAGCAGCAGTAG
- a CDS encoding TonB-dependent receptor — protein MRRLVFTAIASLLVARSASAQETPPADASNEKELEVRIVGDKADALQKVPGSGTVISQKDLTRQAPVDTAEVLRRVPGVQVRQELSGGNRIDISIRGLESGRSRRVLMLEDGIPIALNPYSEPELNHAPPIERYRSIEVVKGSGNILFGPQTLAGTINFITVAPPDRQRIMADVDYGSYNYMRAIASYGDTLGDVRYVAQVAYRRGDGFRAQPFDSANGLAKILFPTGKDGEAVLKLGFQRDDAASDDIGMPRDMFRADPRRPTLSPSAHSILNRYDASLTHEQRLGERTKLKTLAYGYTTDRDWRRPDWTRNPLPGVQYLRIVGDPTVTGGAVYFGNGNTILSRDYAVMGVEPRFEHRMKTGIASHTIDVGGRLLREDAHYTQRTGAYPQTWAGALDFEQKRKSFAGAAYLQDRIAFREDLLVTPGIRVEHVTSETFTLRQNNVDEYTTGTKPTTGVVPGVGMVYGTKRASVFGNMHYGFAPPRITSSVSARGASRMLQGDRGISYEIGTRGQQFRWLRAEATGFMSNYANQVAVNPSAGGEGNLADVGATNLYGVESGLVLGLDKILKVSTVLDLGARYTYAHASFRYGQFAGNFLPYAPQHSFNTNFDVEHRSGFGGQVAYQFVSHQFADGANTRAEDLFGIVGLIESRHIFDLMAHYRHRPTGLSFRFSLKNVFDTTYVIARRPEGNFPGPYRQALVGVRWEWDGAKRD, from the coding sequence ATGAGGAGGCTCGTCTTCACCGCGATCGCGTCGCTGCTCGTCGCGCGCTCTGCGTCCGCGCAAGAGACGCCCCCGGCCGACGCGTCGAACGAGAAGGAGCTCGAGGTGCGCATCGTCGGCGACAAGGCCGACGCGCTCCAGAAGGTGCCCGGCTCCGGCACGGTCATCTCGCAGAAGGACCTCACGCGGCAGGCGCCGGTCGACACCGCCGAGGTACTGCGCCGCGTCCCCGGCGTGCAGGTCCGGCAGGAGCTCAGCGGCGGCAACCGGATCGACATCAGCATCCGCGGCCTCGAGTCGGGGCGGAGCCGGCGCGTCCTCATGCTCGAGGACGGCATCCCGATCGCGCTCAACCCGTACTCGGAGCCGGAACTCAACCACGCGCCGCCGATCGAGCGCTATCGATCGATCGAGGTCGTGAAGGGCTCCGGCAACATCCTCTTCGGCCCGCAGACCCTCGCCGGCACGATCAACTTCATCACCGTCGCGCCGCCCGATCGCCAGCGCATCATGGCCGACGTCGACTACGGCTCGTACAACTACATGCGCGCGATCGCGAGCTACGGCGACACGCTCGGCGACGTCCGCTACGTCGCGCAGGTCGCGTACCGTCGCGGCGACGGCTTCCGCGCGCAGCCGTTCGACTCGGCGAACGGCCTCGCGAAGATCCTCTTCCCGACCGGCAAGGACGGCGAGGCGGTCCTCAAGCTCGGCTTCCAGCGCGACGACGCGGCGTCGGACGACATCGGCATGCCGCGCGACATGTTCCGCGCGGACCCGCGCCGTCCGACGCTCTCGCCGTCGGCGCACTCGATCCTGAACCGCTACGACGCCTCGCTCACGCACGAGCAGCGCCTCGGCGAGCGCACGAAGCTGAAGACGCTCGCGTACGGCTACACCACCGATCGCGACTGGCGCCGCCCCGACTGGACGCGCAACCCCCTCCCGGGCGTGCAATACCTTCGCATCGTCGGCGATCCGACCGTGACCGGCGGCGCGGTGTACTTCGGGAACGGCAACACGATCCTGTCGCGCGACTACGCGGTGATGGGGGTCGAGCCGCGCTTCGAGCATCGGATGAAGACGGGCATCGCCTCCCACACGATCGACGTCGGCGGCCGCCTCCTCCGCGAAGACGCGCACTACACGCAGCGGACCGGCGCCTACCCGCAGACCTGGGCCGGCGCGCTCGACTTCGAGCAGAAGCGAAAGAGCTTCGCCGGCGCGGCGTACCTCCAGGACCGGATCGCCTTCCGCGAGGACCTCCTCGTCACGCCCGGCATCCGCGTCGAGCACGTGACGAGCGAGACGTTCACGCTCCGCCAGAACAACGTCGACGAGTACACGACCGGGACCAAGCCCACGACCGGCGTCGTCCCCGGCGTCGGCATGGTCTACGGCACGAAGCGCGCGAGCGTCTTCGGCAACATGCACTACGGCTTCGCGCCCCCGCGCATCACGTCTTCGGTGAGCGCGCGCGGCGCCTCGCGGATGCTGCAAGGCGATCGCGGCATCAGCTACGAGATCGGCACGCGCGGGCAGCAGTTCCGGTGGCTCCGCGCGGAGGCGACCGGGTTCATGTCGAACTACGCGAACCAGGTCGCGGTGAACCCGAGCGCGGGCGGGGAGGGGAACCTCGCCGACGTCGGCGCGACGAACCTCTACGGCGTCGAGAGCGGGCTCGTGCTCGGCCTCGACAAGATCCTCAAGGTGTCGACCGTGCTCGATCTCGGCGCGCGCTACACCTACGCGCACGCGTCCTTCCGCTACGGGCAGTTCGCGGGGAACTTCCTGCCGTACGCGCCGCAGCACTCGTTCAACACGAACTTCGACGTCGAGCACCGGAGCGGCTTCGGCGGCCAGGTCGCGTACCAGTTCGTGAGCCACCAGTTCGCCGACGGCGCGAACACGCGCGCGGAGGACCTCTTCGGCATCGTCGGCCTCATCGAGTCGCGCCACATCTTCGACCTGATGGCGCACTACCGCCACCGCCCCACCGGCCTCAGCTTCCGCTTCTCCCTCAAGAACGTCTTCGACACGACCTACGTGATCGCGCGCCGACCCGAAGGCAACTTCCCCGGCCCCTACCGGCAGGCGCTCGTCGGCGTCCGCTGGGAATGGGACGGCGCGAAGCGTGACTGA
- a CDS encoding RICIN domain-containing protein: MRAFFFLAVVAAGCTVADATSDLDAAIANGRRAESAPAAVDAPPEPGAVAAETEPKPKPKRPARTAPAALAVPDGFYPRVIQRSNGTVVASVVRFLPSGRMGATVFESNDEGLSFQEIGAIDDPINDGGLCCGTLFELPRALGGLAAGTLLWSASAGGDAPDAPMSIPIWKSADGGRTWSFLAKVATASKPRRSGGLWEPELSLLDDGTLACHWSDETDGAHSQKLVVARSSDGVTWRDRHDTVALAPFGHRPGMPNVRRAPGGPFVMSYEICALPNDSCTAFVRFSNDGWSWGNVNDRGLRVATIDGKHFRHAPTLSWSSAPGVNGRFIMVGQMVHDANGAVARENGTQLLVSSEGATHAWYMVAAPVPVPDAFDNFCPNYSSSILALENGTVALELASKWDGELCRTYFARGPLVDTSDGSEIEDGKTYRLVSAHSGMCLDVAGGSTAAGGDVIQWTCNGGPAQRWKVERTATGAITLRAEVSGMLLAVAGGDVVQNPNGTAWKPRAMGTGYYTLAHEGATTCLDVAGGSTAAGGNVAEWTCNDLAPQLWKLEAL; encoded by the coding sequence ATGCGTGCTTTCTTCTTCCTCGCGGTCGTCGCCGCGGGCTGCACCGTCGCGGACGCGACGAGCGATCTCGACGCTGCGATCGCGAACGGACGGCGAGCCGAGTCGGCGCCCGCCGCCGTCGATGCGCCTCCGGAGCCCGGCGCGGTCGCCGCCGAGACGGAGCCGAAGCCGAAGCCGAAGCGGCCCGCGCGCACGGCGCCGGCCGCGCTCGCGGTGCCGGACGGGTTCTATCCGCGCGTCATCCAGCGATCGAACGGGACCGTCGTCGCGTCGGTCGTGCGGTTCTTGCCGAGCGGGCGCATGGGCGCGACGGTGTTCGAGAGCAACGACGAAGGGCTCTCCTTCCAGGAGATCGGCGCGATCGACGATCCGATCAACGACGGCGGGCTCTGCTGCGGGACGCTCTTCGAGCTGCCGCGCGCGCTCGGCGGGCTCGCGGCCGGCACGCTGCTCTGGTCCGCCTCGGCCGGCGGCGACGCGCCCGACGCGCCGATGTCGATCCCGATCTGGAAGAGCGCCGACGGCGGGCGCACGTGGTCCTTCCTCGCGAAGGTCGCGACCGCGTCGAAGCCGCGGCGGAGCGGCGGGCTGTGGGAGCCGGAGCTCTCGCTCCTCGACGACGGCACCCTCGCGTGCCACTGGTCCGACGAGACCGACGGCGCGCACAGCCAGAAGCTCGTCGTCGCGCGCTCGAGCGACGGCGTCACCTGGCGCGATCGGCACGACACCGTCGCGCTCGCGCCGTTCGGTCATCGCCCCGGCATGCCGAACGTGCGGCGGGCGCCGGGCGGCCCGTTCGTCATGAGCTACGAGATCTGCGCGCTGCCGAACGACAGCTGCACCGCGTTCGTGCGCTTCTCGAACGACGGCTGGAGCTGGGGCAACGTGAACGATCGCGGGCTCCGCGTCGCGACGATCGACGGCAAGCACTTCCGCCACGCGCCGACGCTCTCGTGGTCGTCCGCGCCGGGCGTGAACGGTCGCTTCATCATGGTCGGGCAGATGGTGCACGACGCGAACGGCGCGGTCGCGCGCGAGAACGGGACGCAGCTGCTCGTCAGCTCCGAGGGCGCGACCCATGCATGGTACATGGTCGCCGCACCCGTCCCGGTGCCGGACGCGTTCGACAACTTCTGCCCCAACTACAGCTCGTCGATCCTCGCGCTCGAGAACGGCACCGTCGCCCTCGAGCTAGCGTCGAAATGGGACGGCGAGCTTTGCCGGACGTACTTCGCGCGCGGGCCGCTCGTCGACACGAGCGACGGCTCCGAGATCGAGGACGGCAAGACGTACCGCCTCGTGAGCGCGCACAGCGGGATGTGCCTCGACGTGGCGGGCGGCTCGACCGCCGCCGGCGGCGACGTCATCCAGTGGACGTGCAACGGCGGCCCCGCGCAGCGCTGGAAGGTGGAGAGGACGGCGACCGGCGCGATCACGCTCCGCGCGGAGGTGAGCGGCATGCTGCTCGCGGTCGCAGGCGGCGACGTGGTGCAGAACCCGAACGGGACCGCGTGGAAGCCCCGCGCGATGGGCACCGGCTACTACACGCTCGCGCACGAAGGCGCGACGACGTGCCTCGACGTCGCGGGCGGATCGACCGCCGCAGGCGGCAACGTCGCCGAATGGACATGCAACGACCTCGCTCCGCAGCTCTGGAAGCTCGAAGCGCTGTAG
- a CDS encoding UDP-3-O-acyl-N-acetylglucosamine deacetylase, with amino-acid sequence MIAGFGLHTGRRSVVTLRRAEGPLRVRADGVEIALSDLVPDGAARSTVLRARDGRVVVATVEHLFAALEARSIRSGLAIELEGAELPLLDGGARAWADALPADLAPGPRLVVATAATIHVGASAYVFAPGEGVHVSVAIAFDDARIAPDASWSGDAADFRDRIAPARTFGFAHEVGDLLARGLATHVTPESVVVFTDAEVLAAGAPYTADEPARHKLIDLLGDLYVHGGAPRGSLHAARPGHAATHEAMRRALEAGVVRRPDRADVTSR; translated from the coding sequence GTGATCGCCGGCTTCGGGCTCCACACCGGAAGGCGCTCGGTCGTCACGCTCCGCCGCGCGGAGGGGCCGCTCCGCGTCCGCGCGGACGGCGTCGAGATCGCGCTCTCCGATCTCGTCCCCGACGGCGCGGCGCGCTCCACCGTCCTCCGCGCGCGCGACGGCCGCGTCGTCGTCGCGACGGTGGAGCACCTCTTCGCCGCGCTCGAGGCGCGCTCGATCCGGAGCGGCCTCGCGATCGAGCTCGAAGGCGCCGAGCTCCCGCTCCTCGACGGCGGCGCGCGCGCGTGGGCCGACGCGCTCCCCGCCGATCTCGCGCCCGGACCGCGCCTCGTCGTCGCGACCGCGGCCACGATTCACGTCGGCGCGAGCGCGTACGTCTTCGCGCCCGGCGAGGGCGTCCACGTCTCGGTCGCGATCGCGTTCGACGACGCGCGCATCGCGCCGGACGCGAGCTGGAGCGGCGACGCCGCCGACTTCCGCGACCGCATCGCGCCGGCGCGGACGTTCGGCTTCGCGCACGAGGTCGGCGATCTCCTCGCGCGCGGGCTCGCGACCCACGTCACGCCCGAGAGCGTGGTCGTCTTCACCGACGCCGAGGTCCTCGCCGCGGGGGCGCCGTACACGGCGGACGAGCCCGCGCGGCACAAGCTCATCGATCTCCTCGGCGACCTCTACGTCCACGGCGGCGCGCCGCGCGGGTCGCTGCATGCGGCGCGGCCCGGCCACGCGGCGACGCACGAGGCGATGCGGCGCGCGCTCGAGGCGGGCGTCGTTCGTCGGCCGGATCGCGCGGACGTTACATCGAGATGA